One segment of Brassica napus cultivar Da-Ae chromosome C3, Da-Ae, whole genome shotgun sequence DNA contains the following:
- the LOC125583778 gene encoding receptor-like protein 30: protein MMIPNQFYCLFDIVTLYFFFLGFLLLHTFASPVLQHCHHDQMDALLEFKHEFLVNEFNSNSSLSSWKTNSDCCLWEGVTCDTKSGKVISLDLQYIPLNNFLKLNSGLFKLQHLRNLSLRDCHLHGEIPSSLGNLSHLEHLDLLGNYLVGEVPASVGNLTQLKYLNLNNNKFTGNIHVPFANFTKLTHLDISNNQFTGELPLVLLNLATSLSILAISNNLFKSIFPSDMSRFDKLEHIDVGGNSFFGPFPTPLFMIPSLTWVNLRENQFEGPIEFRNISSSSKLQSLFLSQNKFEGPIPKSISKFPNLETLFLSDNNFTGTIPISISNLVNLVTFDISQNNFTGPIPRSNLVKLQYLDLSNNKLEGEIPGWLGGVLELMLSHNSFSRFGKSLEVSDVTHIQTLDLSSNSFQGPLPHWICKLRPSMFLDLSNNIFNGSIHQCLRNTIVPLRALNLQNNNLTGILLQDLFVNATNLELVDVSGNKLEGKLPESLINCISLKFLNVRSNKIKDKFPSWLSSLPSLNVLILRSNEFYGPLYHPHVSIGFQSLKVIDISHNHFNGTLPPFYFSKWHGMTTLREEHQSYTVYMGYPAYGGFYRSSMEMVNKGVDTKFQRIRKVFKAIDFSENEFGGKIPSSIGFLKELRLLNLSGNTFTGNIPQSLANLTNLEELDLSRNQLSGQIPSELGSLFFLSIMNFSHNNLEGPIPRSTQFQRQNCSAFMYNSNLYGLEDICGKTHVPNPTPQESEDLSKPKEQVISWISAAIAYGPGVFCGLVIALKLSPHIHKWFM, encoded by the coding sequence ATGATGATTCCAAACCAATTTTATTGTCTTTTTGATATTGTTACTTTGTATTTCTTCTTTTTGGGTTTCCTCCTTCTGCACACGTTTGCTTCTCCTGTGCTCCAACATTGTCATCATGACCAGATGGATGCTCTTCTTGAGTTCAAACACGAGTTTCTGGTAAATGAATTCAACTCAAACTCATCTTTAAGTTCATGGAAGACGAATAGTGATTGTTGTCTTTGGGAAGGTGTCACATGCGATACTAAATCTGGCAAAGTGATTTCACTTGATCTCCAATACATCCCTCTCAACaactttttaaaacttaatagtGGTCTTTTCAAACTTCAGCATCTTCGTAACCTAAGTCTTAGAGATTGCCATCTCCATGGAGAGATTCCTTCTTCATTAGGAAACCTTTCTCATCTCGAACATCTTGACCTTTTGGGTAATTATTTAGTAGGGGAAGTTCCAGCTTCAGTTGGAAACCTAACccaactaaaatatttaaacctTAACAATAACAAGTTCACTGGAAATATTCATGTTCCATTTGCCAACTTTACAAAGCTGACCCACTTAGATATCTCAAACAACCAATTCACAGGTGAATTGCCTCTTGTACTACTAAATCTAGCCACTAGTTTGTCGATTTTAGCCATTAGCAATAATCTGTTTAAATCCATATTTCCATCTGATATGAGTCGATTCGACAAGTTAGAGCATATTGATGTGGGAGGTAACTCATTTTTCGGTCCTTTTCCTACACCTTTGTTCATGATTCCTTCGTTAACATGGGTTAATTTAAGAGAAAACCAGTTTGAGGGACCTATAGAGTTTAGGAATATATCTTCGTCATCTAAGCTTCAGAGTCTATTCCTTAGTCAAAACAAATTCGAAGGTCCTATTCCCAAATCCATATCAAAATTTCCCAATCTTGAGACTTTATTTCTTAGTGACAACAATTTCACAGGAACAATTCCCATATCTATATCAAACTTGGTCAACCTTGTTACTTTTGATATTAGCCAAAACAATTTCACTGGACCAATCCCCAGATCAAATTTAGTCAAACTCCAGTATCTTGATCTTTCTAACAATAAGTTGGAAGGTGAAATTCCAGGTTGGTTAGGGGGTGTGTTGGAGTTGATGCTTTCTCACAACTCTTTCAGCCGTTTTGGAAAGTCATTAGAAGTTTCAGATGTAACACATATCCAAACGTTGGATCTGAGTTCAAATTCTTTCCAAGGACCATTACCTCATTGGATATGCAAGCTTAGACCGTCAATGTTCTTGGATTTGTCTAACAATATCTTCAACGGTTCCATCCATCAATGTTTAAGGAACACGATTGTTCCTCTCAGAGCGCTAAATCTACAGAACAACAATCTCACTGGAATTCTTCTTCAAGATTTATTTGTCAACGCTACCAACTTAGAGTTAGTTGACGTTAGCGGCAACAAGTTGGAGGGAAAACTTCCGGAATCATTGATCAACTGCATTTCTTTGAAGTTTTTAAATGTAAGAAGCAACAAGATCAAAGACAAGTTTCCATCTTGGTTGAGTTCTCTGCCGTCATTAAATGTCTTAATCCTCCGATCAAATGAATTCTACGGGCCTTTGTATCATCCACATGTGTCCATTGGGTTTCAAAGTTTAAAAGTCATTGATATATCACATAACCACTTCAACGGAACTTTGCCGCCTTTCTATTTTTCCAAATGGCATGGGATGACCACGTTAAGGGAAGAACATCAAAGTTACACCGTCTACATGGGATATCCTGCGTATGGAGGTTTTTACCGTAGTTCGATGGAAATGGTGAACAAAGGAGTTGATACAAAGTTTCAGCGGATCCGAAAAGTCTTCAAGGCTATTGACTTTTCAGAAAACGAATTTGGTGGAAAGATACCGAGTTCCATTGGATTTTTGAAAGAACTGCGTCTTCTCAACTTGTCTGGTAACACATTCACAGGCAATATACCTCAATCATTGGCAAATCTGACAAATCTCGAGGAACTAGACTTGTCTCGAAATCAGCTGTCAGGTCAGATTCCTAGTGAGCTTGGCagtctattttttttgtcaattatgaACTTCTCCCATAACAATCTCGAAGGTCCAATACCGCGAAGCACGCAGTTTCAAAGACAAAACTGTTCAGCATTCATGTACAACTCCAACCTCTACGGTCTCGAAGATATATGTGGAAAGACGCATGTCCCTAATCCTACACCACAAGAGTCCGAAGATTTGTCCAAGCCAAAAGAGCAAGTGATTAGTTGGATTTCAGCTGCGATAGCCTATGGACCTGGTGTGTTTTGTGGGTTGGTGATTGCACTTAAATTATCTCCACACATACACAAGTGGTTCATGTAA
- the LOC106397797 gene encoding receptor-like protein 31: protein MISSHSYWFSSVVTLYFFFLVFLVLHTLASPVHHYCCHDQRDALLEFKHEFRVNESNSGPYLSSWNNNRDCCVWEGVTCDAKSGKVISLYLYDIPLNKSLKPNSSLFKLQHLRSLTLIACYLYGEIPSSVGNLTQLEFLYLDSNNFKRYIPASFANFTKLSLLDLSNNQFTGEFPLVLLNLTTSLSSLDISSNLFKSKLWPDMSRFRSLEYFGVGGNSFFGPFPTSLFMIPSLTRADLWGNNFKGPVEFKNISSSSKLQILYLDHNNFTGPIPKSISIFPYLYRLDLSDNNLIGPIPRSLCKLVNLDSLDLSHNNFIEPIPIFISKLVNLILLNLSHNNFIGSIPRLNSLILGTLDLSYNKLERKISGWLWHVPTLILSHNSFNRFEKPLEVSDLSYSVTLDLSSNVFRGPLPHWICKLRPSTLLDLSNNSFSGSIPQCFRNTVAGLTSLNLKKNNFSGILPSKIFVNATNLASLDISYNQLEGKLPESLFDCPMLVFLNVQNNKIKDKFPFSLSSLNVLILRSNEFYGPLYDPHVSIAFQSLRVIDISHNHFNGTLPPFYFSNWLEMIMLAEEFQGHSMYMGYDLFDDPFRYSMEIVNKGVDTLFELIRTDFGAIDFSGNNFSGKIPKSIGLLKGLRLLNLSSNRFSNHIPQSLANLTNLEELDLSRNQLSGPIPRSTQFQRQNCSSFMDNPKLYGLEDICGKTHFPNPTPQESEDLSEPEEQVISWIAAAIAYGPGVFCGLVIGHIFSQGIYNWFM from the exons ATGATTTCAAGCCACTCTTATTGGTTTTCTAGTGTTGTTACcttatatttcttcttcttggttttcCTCGTTTTACACACTCTTGCTTCTCCTGTTCACCACTATTGCTGTCATGATCAGAGAGATGCCCTTCTTGAGTTCAAACACGAGTTTCGGGTAAATGAATCCAACTCAGGTCCATATTTAAGTTCATGGAATAACAATCGTGATTGCTGTGTTTGGGAGGGAGTCACATGTGATGCTAAATCTGGCAAAGTGATTTCACTTTACCTTTATGACATCCCTCTCAACAAATCTTTGAAACCAAACAGTAGTCTTTTCAAACTCCAACATCTTCGTAGCCTAACTCTTATAGCTTGCTATCTGTATGGAGAGATTCCCTCTTCAGTAGGAAACCTAACTCAACTAGAATTTCTATATCTTGACTCTAACAACTTCAAGAGATATATTCCTGCTTCATTTGCCAACTTTACAAAACTCTCCCTTTTAGACCTCTCAAATAATCAATTCACGGGTGAATTCCCTCTTGTACTACTAAATTTAACCACCAGTTTGTCCTCGTTAGACATTAGCTCTAATCTTTTTAAATCCAAGCTTTGGCCTGACATGAGTAGATTCCGTAGCTTAGAGTATTTCGGTGTGGGTGGAAACTCATTTTTTGGGCCTTTTCCTACATCCTTGTTCATGATTCCTTCGTTAACAAGGGCTGATTTGTGGGGAAACAATTTCAAGGGACCTGTAGAATTTAAGAATATATCTTCGTCATCTAAGCTTCAGATTCTATACCTTGATCACAACAATTTCACTGGACCAATCCCCAAATCCATATCAATTTTTCCTTATCTATATAGGTTAGATCTTAGTGACAACAATCTCATTGGACCAATCCCCAGATCTTTATGTAAGCTGGTCAACCTTGATTCTCTAGATCTAAGCCACAACAATTTCATTGAGCCAATCCCCATATTTATATCAAAGTTAGTCAACCTCATCCTTCTCAATCTTAGCCACAACAATTTTATTGGGTCAATTCCCagattaaattcattaattctCGGGACTCTTGATCTTTCTTACAATAAGTTGGAAAGAAAAATATCAGGTTGGTTATGGCATGTGCCGACGTTGATACTTTCTCACAACTCCTTCAACCGTTTTGAAAAACCATTGGAAGTTTCTGATTTATCATATTCCGTGACATTGGATCTTAGTTCGAATGTTTTTCGAGGACCATTACCCCATTGGATATGCAAGCTTAGACCGTCAACACTATTAGATTTGTCCAACAATAGCTTTAGCGGCTCCATCCCTCAATGTTTTAGGAATACCGTTGCTGGTCTCACATCACTGAATCTAAAGAAGAACAATTTCAGTGGAATTCTTCCTTCGAAAATATTTGTCAATGCTACCAACTTAGCGTCGCTTGACATCAGCTACAACCAGTTGGAGGGCAAACTTCCAGAATCATTGTTCGACTGTCCTATGTTGGTGTTTTTAAATGTGCAAAACAACAAGATCAAGGACAAGTTTCCATTTTCTCTTTCGTCATTAAATGTCTTGATCCTACGGTCAAATGAATTCTATGGGCCTTTGTATGATCCTCATGTGTCCATTGCTTTTCAAAGTTTAAGAGTCATCGATATATCACATAATCACTTCAATGGAACTCTGCCACCATTCTATTTTTCCAACTGGCTTGAAATGATCATGTTAGCCGAAGAATTTCAAGGCCATAGCATGTACATGGGATATGACCTCTTTGATGATCCCTTCCGTTATTCCATGGAGATAGTAAATAAAGGAGTCGATACGTTATTTGAGCTGATCCGGACAGACTTTGGAGCTATCGACTTTTCAGGAAACAACTTTTCAGGAAAGATCCCAAAATCCATTGGATTATTGAAGGGATTGCGTCTTCTCAACTTGTCAAGTAACAGATTCTCAAACCATATTCCTCAATCATTGGCAAATCTGACAAATCTTGAGGAACTAGACCTATCTCGGAATCAGCTTTCAG GTCCAATACCACGAAGCACACAGTTTCAAAGACAAAATTGTTCGTCATTCATGGACAACCCCAAGCTCTACGGCCTCGAAGATATATGTGGAAAAACTCATTTCCCTAATCCTACACCACAAGAATCTGAGGATTTATCTGAGCCAGAAGAACAAGTGATTAGTTGGATAGCAGCGGCGATAGCTTATGGACCTGGTGTGTTCTGCGGATTGGTGATAGGACATATCTTCTCTCAAGGCATATACAACTGGTTCATGTAA